The Formosa sp. Hel1_33_131 genome window below encodes:
- a CDS encoding DEAD/DEAH box helicase gives MSKPFSDLGINILLQQGLADLQISVPTDIQVKTIPVVLNQTEDIVAVAKTGTGKTAAFGIPLLQLINLENAHVQVVILAPTRELGQQIHTNLTAYAVHSPEISVAAVCGGIPIRPQIERLKSPTHIVVATPGRLVDLVKRGAINLKQLSYLVLDEADEMVSALKQDLDLIIKEIPKTRRTLLFTATLSGAIKQLVQNYMSKHVMQIEADMKTVGHQGIDHQYVVVEPIEKLNVLMHFLSSKEGQRSIIFCKTKAAVNKLAKNLAINKFSSGALHGSLSQGIRDRIMGQFREGFIDILVATDLAARGIDVKEIAYVVNYHLPDTFEAYVHRSGRTARAGAKGLSLTILQAEEVQDLPEFEKELGIKFNEFKKADAQSIEENNGLLWAKKIFKTKPNRTISDTFRADISTIFHHLTKEELIEKVLANYLAQTSTAQSKIEVSKKK, from the coding sequence ATGTCAAAACCGTTTTCTGATTTAGGAATTAATATACTCTTGCAACAAGGCTTAGCCGATTTACAAATTTCTGTTCCTACAGACATTCAAGTAAAAACCATTCCGGTGGTTCTAAATCAAACGGAAGACATCGTCGCTGTTGCCAAAACGGGTACAGGAAAAACTGCGGCCTTTGGAATTCCTTTGTTGCAGTTAATCAACCTAGAAAACGCTCATGTACAAGTGGTCATATTAGCACCCACCCGTGAGTTAGGACAACAAATTCATACGAACTTAACTGCGTATGCGGTGCATAGTCCAGAAATATCTGTGGCAGCTGTCTGTGGTGGAATTCCTATAAGACCTCAAATAGAACGTTTAAAATCGCCAACCCATATTGTGGTGGCAACCCCAGGACGTTTGGTGGATTTAGTGAAGCGTGGCGCGATTAATCTTAAACAGTTATCGTATTTAGTATTGGACGAAGCCGATGAAATGGTGAGTGCTTTAAAACAAGATTTGGATCTTATTATTAAAGAAATTCCAAAAACACGCAGAACGCTGTTGTTTACCGCTACACTTTCAGGTGCGATTAAACAATTGGTTCAAAATTACATGTCGAAACATGTGATGCAAATAGAAGCCGACATGAAAACGGTTGGTCATCAAGGCATCGATCATCAATATGTGGTGGTGGAACCTATTGAAAAACTGAATGTTTTGATGCATTTTTTAAGTAGCAAAGAAGGACAACGTAGCATTATATTTTGTAAAACAAAAGCAGCGGTTAATAAATTAGCTAAAAATTTAGCCATTAATAAATTCTCATCTGGTGCGCTTCATGGGAGTTTGTCTCAAGGCATTCGCGATCGGATCATGGGACAATTTAGAGAAGGCTTTATTGATATTTTGGTGGCAACGGATTTAGCTGCTCGTGGTATTGATGTGAAAGAAATCGCCTATGTTGTCAATTATCATTTGCCAGACACCTTTGAAGCCTATGTACACAGAAGTGGACGTACAGCGAGAGCAGGCGCAAAGGGATTGTCCTTAACCATATTACAAGCAGAAGAAGTTCAAGACCTTCCTGAATTTGAAAAAGAATTGGGAATTAAATTTAATGAATTCAAAAAAGCAGACGCCCAAAGTATCGAAGAAAACAACGGATTGTTGTGGGCTAAAAAAATATTTAAGACCAAACCCAATCGTACGATTTCAGATACATTCAGAGCAGATATAAGTACCATTTTTCACCATTTGACCAAAGAGGAATTGATCGAAAAAGTATTGGCAAATTATCTGGCGCAAACAAGTACAGCGCAATCAAAAATTGAGGTTTCAAAAAAGAAGTAA
- a CDS encoding KTSC domain-containing protein — MKRISQYKKLFSVEKEIDLKTLKKSYRNLVKEWHPDKFQENDSKAEEAELKSREIIDGYHFLVSIAPETIAANLDVYTETINNSGIADYIHKGMLLEITFLDGTTYEYFGVTKPIYIKMINSNKLNRFAKRSIYPNYIYRKSKRTVQEA, encoded by the coding sequence ATGAAGCGTATCAGTCAATATAAGAAACTATTTAGTGTTGAAAAGGAAATTGACCTTAAGACACTCAAAAAGAGTTACCGTAATCTAGTAAAAGAATGGCATCCAGATAAGTTTCAAGAAAACGATTCTAAAGCGGAAGAGGCTGAATTAAAAAGTCGTGAAATCATTGATGGCTATCATTTTTTAGTGAGCATCGCTCCCGAAACAATCGCAGCGAATTTAGATGTTTATACGGAGACGATTAACAACTCTGGAATTGCAGATTATATTCACAAAGGAATGCTCTTAGAAATCACCTTTTTAGATGGGACTACTTACGAATACTTTGGGGTAACAAAACCAATCTACATAAAGATGATTAATTCTAACAAATTGAATCGTTTTGCAAAACGAAGCATTTACCCGAATTACATCTACAGAAAATCTAAGCGCACCGTTCAAGAAGCTTAA
- a CDS encoding cold-shock protein: MSKGTVKFFNESKGFGFITEEGVEKDHFVHISGLVDEIREGDSVEFDLQEGNKGLNAVNVKVI; the protein is encoded by the coding sequence ATGAGTAAAGGAACAGTAAAGTTTTTCAATGAATCTAAAGGATTTGGATTTATCACTGAAGAAGGAGTTGAAAAAGATCATTTTGTACACATTTCAGGATTAGTTGACGAGATTCGCGAAGGCGATTCAGTTGAATTTGATCTTCAAGAAGGAAACAAAGGATTAAATGCAGTAAACGTAAAAGTTATCTAA
- a CDS encoding CIA30 family protein translates to MNMFQSPNVIFEFESGSSTKGWQIVDDRVMGGRSQGDFTINSEGFGVFEGYVSTENNGGFSSLRYDFDGIKTSGFETVVLKLKGDGKSYQFRLKDSDNQRHSYIYTFTTTGLEQEICIPLKDFSPRFRGRQLDLPNFDADKIEQIAFLIGNKTNEHFYLAIESITLK, encoded by the coding sequence ATGAATATGTTCCAATCACCAAATGTTATTTTTGAATTTGAATCGGGTAGTTCTACCAAAGGATGGCAAATTGTAGATGACCGTGTGATGGGAGGGAGGTCTCAAGGAGATTTCACGATCAATTCAGAGGGTTTCGGAGTGTTTGAAGGTTATGTATCGACTGAAAACAACGGGGGATTCTCTTCACTTCGCTATGATTTTGATGGAATTAAAACGAGTGGTTTTGAAACGGTTGTTTTAAAATTAAAAGGCGATGGTAAATCCTACCAATTCAGATTAAAAGATTCAGATAACCAACGCCATTCGTATATATATACGTTTACAACCACAGGATTAGAACAAGAAATCTGCATTCCACTCAAAGATTTTTCTCCAAGATTTAGAGGTAGGCAATTGGATCTTCCCAATTTTGATGCGGACAAAATTGAACAAATTGCGTTTTTAATAGGGAACAAAACCAATGAACACTTTTATTTAGCAATTGAAAGCATTACATTAAAATAA